AGCGTGTGCACATGACCGGTAATTTACGCGGTGAATATTATGATCAGGACACGACGCTCGTAAGTTCTTTTATCCGCTACGAACATACGAATGGCGCCAACTATGCCATGATTGATCTGGTAAAACGCTTCAACATCTGGCATGCTGCCAATGAAAAACAATGGTTAAGTGCGATTACAAAAGCAGGCGTTGGTTTTGTGCTGCCGCGAACGGAATCATACATCGCAGGCAACCATCGGAATGATACTTATCATGTAGCAGGAATGGAAGCAGGGTTGAGATATGATTTCCTGAAACATTTTTTTCTGGAAACTACTATGAAGGGTTGTTTTGCCAATTATGGCAATGTGGTTTTATACGGAGACGGTAAAGCAAGCCAGCACTGGTGGTCGGCGGAATATATTTTTACACTGGGACTTCAGATGCCTGTCGGGTTATTCTGATCATAAAAAAGGCACTCGTGCAAAAGTGCCTTATGAAAAATCCAGTTATGATAAAAAGGTATGAAATGCTTACCTGGCGGCCGGCGGAGGTAACAAAACTTTATCGATCACATATACAATTCCATTTGAAGCATGCACCGTAGCTACAATGTTTGCATCACCAATCATAAATTTCCCGTCTTTTCCGTGTAATGTAACATTGTCGCCATTTACCATATTTAATACCTGGCCATCCTGCATTGCATCCTGATTCAATACGCCAAGCCATACATGGTATTGAAGTATGTTTTGAAGATCTGCTTTCTTTTCAGGTTTCAACAAACCCTCCACCGTTCCGGCAGGTAACTGGTTGAAAGCATCATTGGTAGGAGCAAACACGGTAAAGGGTCCGGCATTCGACAAAGCGTCAACCAATTCGGCAGCCGTTACCGCCGTCACCAAAGTAGTATGATCCTTAGAAGCCACCGCCACCTTTACCACATTGGGCATGGAAACATCGTCCTGCACGCCTGATTGCCCGGTTGTTTTGGCTGTAACTTCGGTTGAATTTCCAGTGTTAGTGGCCGGACTGTTCTGGCAACTGTTAAACGTCATCAGGCATACGGAAAGTAAAAAAAGAAATAGTAGTTTCATCAGGTTCAATTTTAGTGACCGCAAAATCGCAAGGTCTTTAACTCAATTATATGATTTTTATCATTTAATAATATGATTGATGTCACTTGAAGAAAAGCAAAGGAAAATAGCTCCATTGGAATTATTTTATATTTACCCACATAATTTTTTAAGGCAATAAATAGTGGTTAAATAAAAAATTTAACGGATTTCAACGCAAACAAAAGCGGGTAAATTAACAGCATCAACCTTCATTAAATCGATCATGAAACTGACTTTTACATTTTTGGTATTGTGCATTACACTGCAATATGCAACTGCACAGTTTACCTACATTAATCCAAAACCCGGTTCACAATATCATAACCCGCAAACAGGACTTATTCTGAAAAACGGGAGTTTCATCGACCGTGCTTCCGTGACTGATAAAAACCTGTTTGAAATAACAGGATCATCAAGTGGCGCTCACTCGTGGATAGCGCGATTGTCGGATGATAATAAAACCATTGTGGTTAAACCCCATCCTGTTTTTGATTTTGGAGAAACAGTAACGGTAACTGTTCATTCAAAACTGAAAAAAATACCAGGAGAAACCATTGAAGGAACCACTTTCTCTTTTCAAATCAGAAGTAAGCCAACGCAGGAAGATGAAGCTGCGTACAGGGAAATGAGGCAACAATCCTTTATGGATGATTTCGGATACGATCCTTACGCAAAAAATCCGGACGACATCTATCCGCTGGATTCAATGCCCACTTATGTGATCAACGTTAATAATAATCCTGCTCCCGGACAGATTTTTTACCGCAATAAAGAGGATCAAACGACCGACATTCCCGGCACCAATTCTTTTGCAACAATTATACAAAACGATGGCACCATACTTTGGGCAAGAGATCTCGGACAATTCGGCTCAGATTTCAAATTGAATGCAAACGGCTATATGACTTATTTTGCCGATACCGCGCAGTGGATGGTTTTAGATTCGAATTATAATCTTATTGATTCGGTGCAATGCAAAAACGGATATGAACTGGAAACGCAGGGACATGATGTGATGATGTATCCTGACGGTCATGTATTTTTGATGGCATATAATATACAAACCATTAACATGACGGCTTATGGCGGAATTTCCAATGCGAAAGTGCAAGGATTAGTGATACAGGAACAGGATGCCAATCGTGATGTGGTGTTTGAATGGAGAAGCTGGGATCACTTTCTTTTTACCGATGCCAATTCGCATACTCCCCTTACCAATGCAACAGTAGATTATGTGCATTGCAATTCAGTGGAGCGCGATTTTGATGGAAATGTTCTCATCTCATCACGCAATATGGATGAACTTACAAAGATTAATCATGAAACAGGAGCAATCATTTGGCGAATGGGTGGCGAAAACAACCAGTTCACCTTCGTAAGCGATAATATTCCCCAGCATTTTTCTTCCCAGCATGATTTGCGCCGCCTCCCAAATGGCCACATTATACTGTTCAACAATGGAAACTATCTGTCACCACTTATTTCAAGCGCGAAAGAATATGCACTTGATGAAGTGAACAAAGTGGCTACGCTGGCATGGTATTACGAACATCCGGATGTAAATGGATTTCATGTGTATGGTGGAGCCACCGGAAATGCACAACGTCTGCCGAATGGAAATACCATTATTGACTGGGGTTTGATTATACCCAATGTCGGGATACCTAACCACACGGAAGTGGATGCGAACAAAAATATTGTTTGGGAAATGACCTTTGATTCACCCAAACAAAAATGCTATCGCATTCATAAGTATGAGTGGAACCCTTGTAGTAAAATTACCGGCTATACTATGAATGCAAAAAAGATTGGTCAGGACAAAGCCACTGTCAGTTGGGGTGATGCTACCGGCGCGAGCAACTATAAAGTTCAACGGCGCCCTTTGGGTACCACCAAATGGAAATCAAAAACCATTTCAGCCACTAAATTAAAGCTGAATAACCTGTTGCCCGGAACATCTTACGAATGGCGTGTTACTACCAATTGCACCGGTCTACCGGATAATAAATCCGCTTTTTCCGAATTGGATACTTTCACAACGCTTCCATTGAAAACAGCTTCCTTAAACTTTACGCAAGCACCCTCTTTTTATGTTTACCCGGTGCCTGCATCAGACCAGATCAATATTCAAATGAGTGGCGCAACCTTTTCATCCGTTACCATCAGTAATATAGTAGGCACTGTGATGTACTTCAATAATTCATTTGATCCGGATCAGGGTGTGCTGCACATCAATGTAAATGAATGGCCTGCCGGAATCTATCTTATTGTATGTAATGATGGATTGAATTCTTCTGTGAAGAAGATAGTAAAGGAATAATGCATGAAAATAAGTGAAGTGATTTTTACAGGAGTGATGAGCACTTCTTCCGTAGTAAAATATTGTCAACTTCTAAAATAAAAATCCCTGCAAAACCACCTTGTTTTGCAGGGATTAAAAAAAGCTATTCGTTGAATTTTATTTCTCCGAAAAACAAATTGCTGCTAATTTCTTCAACAGCGTATTTGTTTCATAGTTTTCTTACAATAACATTTTTCCAAACCACAGTTTCTTTCCACCGGATGATTCTCCGAAAAACACAACTGATGTACTCAATTCAATGGGTAGAAAAGGAAACCTGTTGTTGAGATAATATTTTCCTTCTTTGCTCACACCAAACACTGCGGCGTCACCGATCTTTCCTCCTGCCACATCCAGCTTAGCCACCACAGGATACATGAGCGTCTTATATTTAGAATTGCCCAGTTCTTTCTCTGTTCTCATTCCATCCACTTCTCCAATCAGCCAATCCATATTGTTACCATCAGTAGTCTCTAACAACTCCTGATAAGCAGGTGCCATCTCGCTGAATTTATTTCCTTCCTGCTTGTCATAACCATATTGCGCTTTCAGTGAACCATCAGGTGCAAAATGAAAGCACAACAAGTCACGGTACTGATGCGATCCATCACTTTTCAGGGTGAAGTTCTGTCCAAACAAAAAGATATTTCCTTTTGAATCCACATCAAAATTGCTGAGATAGAATTTCTTGCCTTTATAGGAAGGTGATTTTTTTTGAGAAGGCGGTGTCTGCAATTTTGATTCAAACTCATCAAGACTTGGAGCATTCACAAAATCCACTTTCCCATTGCTCAGCTTCGCAAGCTGGTAACTTTCCCATTTCATCTCATCCGGATCCTGACCTATTGTGATTGCCTGATTTACATATTTATCATCTCCTTTTGATGGTCCGAATATGAAATAATTATTGTCCACCGTAGCAATGCTGTTGATATTCCAAACGGTATTCGGACTTTTGATGGTGATTCTGTCCTTCTGTGAAGCATCATTTCCGAAACGAATGAAAGTATAATTGTTGATCGCAGGGTCGGCAGCTTTGCCAATGCCGGGCCCGCCCATAGGTGCAAATAACAAAGCAAGATCACTGGTAGAAAGGTCATCAGCGTCAGCATCAAAATCAAGGTTGGGATTCCAAACCAGTTGCGATTGCACCAGTGTTTGCGGGTACTGAAAATCGAAGTCTGTTTTGTGCACCTGATCCAGAGCGTTATTATAAAGAGCGGCTAAGTATTTCTTATGCACCAAATTGGGATCATCTCCCTTTTGTGTTTTTGTACCTGCTACTAATAATACAGATCCATCCGCATCATTTTCCGCTTTCGTGATAAGCGAGTATTTGTTGCCTTCATCTGATTTAGGTTTAAGTTTTTCGAGTAGCTTAACATCCTTATCATATCCGCCCCAGAACCAGCTCCAATCATAGTTGATCTGCTTCCGTTTTAATATGAGTGTGCCTGTCAGGTTATTTTCTACGGAAACAGCTTCCACTACATAACTCTCGCCCTTGTACTTGAACCACCTGTATTTTTCATGGGCCTTATCAAAGTCAATCTGATCGGTTACAAGGTTTTTGAAATTAAATTCCAAATCAAATTGATACGTCTCAAATTTCGCCTGTTTGTCATTTGCTTTGGTAACAAAAGTGAGTTCAAGCAGGTTTTTAGGTTCATCAATGTTAATGTTTCCCAGGTATCCTCGATTGGCTTTTCCTGTAATTTCATAGGTTTTTTCTATGGAAAGTTTCTGTGCATTTGCCTGCTGCCATCCTGTAAGCAGGAATGCTATGAGTATTATGCAAATTATTTTCATTTGGGTTGGTTTTGCGGTGAAGGTAATCTAATAGCATTACGAAGACTATGACGGGAAACATTTTTCCGGATGCACTTTATGAATTAATAAAGTCATCCAGTTCTCTCCTGTCCTTTTTTGTAGGTCTTCCTTCACCACGATATTGCAGCGCACGCATTTCAAGAGAATGTAATTTTATTTTCTCCAGCTCTTCTTCCGGCGTAATGTTTCCGCAAAAATCCGCTACCATTTTTGCCGCCATTCTGTTCTCTGTCATTTGAAGCACTTCGTACCGGAACGTGAAAGCACCACTTCTTACACTGATTTTATCTCCCTTCTGAATAAGCCGTGAGGGTTTAATCGTCATATTATCTATGCGGATTTTCCCTTTCTCGCAGGCAGCAGCAGCCAATGAACGCGTCTTAAAAAGTCGCACTGCCCACAACCATTTATCTATCCGCATTTTCCCGGCACCTGCTATCATATGTTTAACAAAAAAATTTCACTTTTTATGGTTGGCCAACTGACCAGTATCATTGTAATTAAAATAATTCCCTGCTATTTTTCGTATCCTGATTCAATTATTCAAAATAATCAAAATAGAATGGAAACTATACGCAACAACTCAACAGGTGCAACAGCCATTCACTGGATTGCCAGCATAATTTGTTTGATTGCCATACTCTTCATCAGCATGTTTGCATTGGATGCTTTTGATCCTGCACTTACATTCATCCAACAGCTTAAATCTTTCATGATGCATCTGATTCCATCTTTTGTATTGCTGTCACTTTATATTTTTACCTTGAAAAAAGAACTCACCGGTGGCCTTATTTTTCTGCTGATCGGCCTTGCGTTGTCGCCATTTATCTACACGCATAATTTCAACTTGAATCATTCCGTTGGAACCAGTTTGGGTATAGTGGCCATGATCAACCTGCCATTTATTATCGTTGGAGTGCTTTTTATAGTGAGCTATTATCTCCACCGGAGGAAACGATCAATCAAAAAAATACAGGAAGAAAAACGCAACAAAAACAAAACCCCCGTTCCGAAGAACGAGGGTTAGCACATGAAGTGGTTTTTTTATTTCATTCCTCCACCAACAAAATTTAAGGACGCGCTACAAATAATCCAAAGCTTACATTAGGCTCAAGTAAATTGTAATCCTGACCGTCAGGGATGCCATCGCCGGTAATGTCAGATACATTATATCCAAAGTTTGGAAAGGTAACGTCCGGTTCCATCGCATTGAAATCGCCGCCATCTATCGAACCATTCTGATCTACATCTCCACTGTATATCGCCCAAACACCGGCAACAAATGCCATTTGAGGATTAGGGTTAAACGGATCAGGAAATGCCTGTGTAACATCAGCGCTGAAATAATAATGACCAAGACTCATGGGAACAGCCGCCGCACTCCAGGTTTCGAGCGTGTTCCTATAATGAACAGAAATGTAGTAAGAACCACTTCCTGAAGCATTATCGAACGCACAACTGATGAGGCCATCAGTATGCAGCAATCCTTTGAAAGTATCAACAGGTTCAAGTGTTACTTCATCATGAAGAATAATGGTGATGGTATCCACTTCAGAAGGATCAGAACTTCCGATTTCATTCTGCAAAACTGATTTCATGAAGCCCGGATTAAACTCATCCATGTAACCCTGAATGAATAAAGTAACATCAAACCCAACACCTGATGCACAATCTTCATCAACCTGAGTGTTACAGTTGTCGTCGATTCCGTTACCGCAAATTTCTGCCACTCCCGGATTGATCGCGAATACGGTATCATTACAATCTGTATTGAAAGTTGATGTGTTTGCAGGTTGACCGCAGGCATGTATCTCAGCACCTGCGCCATAGCCATCACCGTCAACGTCTGCATAATAAACTGAACTGGTGTTAACAGTAAGATTTGCCGTTACGATACTGTCGCAACCTGCGGGATTGGTATAAGTATGACTGTACGATCCGCTAACTGTTACAACTCCACCCCACGGCAATGTGTAACTATCACAAGCTGTTGCATTGTAGGAAGTTGGAGTACTTGAATAGTGGATGGTAACATTCGCGGTTACAACACTGTCACAACCTAAACCATTAATATAAGTATGGATATAAGCACCGGATACTGTAACTGATCCACCCCAGGGTAGTGACAAGCTATCGCATGTTGTTGCTGTATAGGAAGATGAAAGAGTTGGTTTAATAATGGTAACATTTGCAGTTGCGGTACAGGTATTATTATCAGTGGCCGTTACAGTATAGCTGCCGGCAGGAAGTCCTGTTGCAATCTCAGTTGATTGAACGGGATCTGAATTCCAAGAATAAGAAACAGGATTTGCAGTGCTGATGGCCACAGCCGTCGCTGTTCCATTGGCACCACCATCAGAACCCATACAGGTAACATCCGTATGGCTCGCGGAAACTTTAATGGTATTTAAAGTTGCACTGCTATTGCTAATGGTGGCAACACTCCGTCGCGTAATGGTAGTGGTGTTTCCACCTGCATTCCAGTTACCGGTGGAGCTCGTGTCAAACGAAGCAATTGTATTATTGGCATATCGTGCTTCAATTCTTCTTACACCATTCGCATTGTTTGCTCCAATAGGAATTACTGCAGGAAAATCTCCGACCGCGGAAGTTCCCGACTGCATATAAATATCATTAATGGAAACTGGTAATTGCGATTGTGTTGGCTGCGTTGGTATAGCGGTGCGGGCCATGTAAGAAAATAACGGGTCACCACTTCCTGCTGTGTTATCATAAATCAAAACATACTTACCGCTTACGCATGCATTGGCAGAACCTTTCAGAAAAGCACCGTCATCAGCAGTGGAAACCGTTCTCGCAGTAGTTGCAATATCCAGTGCTGTCATCAACTTTGATCCCACAAAGTTCGGTGTGTTAGGCGGGAAACCGTTGCCATTTATAACATATCCGACCCTGATGTTGTGTGTCTGTCCGGCATCAAACCTGCTCGCATTCCCGGTAGGTTCCACATATACCCAAACCGGTCCGCTGCTTCCTGAAGCATCCGTGGTGAAATAATTTTTGAGATCGTTTGCATTGAAGGCATTTTGATTCCAGTTGTTACCGGCACCATAACTGGTATTGGCATCAGGCGTTGCACCATTCGTTACGCCGAGGCCCACTTTCAGGTCGTAGCTTGTGGAAGGAACAAGATTATCTATGCTGAAACAAACGGCAAAAGGCGTACGGGTATCATTGGTTCCGCCCGCCGATTTGCTGCCAAAATATTTGGGCATCACCAGCTCCGTAAATACAGCCGGAATACTGATATAAATGCTGATGCTTAGGTCAAAACTGACACCCGGAGCAGTTGCCTGCAAAACAAAATAGCCCGGCTGATCAATTTTTATATCTGAAAAGGAAGCAATTCCCGCAACCGCTTTTTTCTTCAATGTGCCACTCAATATTCCAGTTCCACTGAAAAGCGAAAGGGTAACTGTATCGGTAAACAGGTTATCAACGGAATTGTCCGGCCTTCTTGCTTCTACTGTAAATGTTGTCAGGTTTGTATTGGTAACACCTGAACCTGGAACGCCAACAAATCTCAACGAGGTAGCTTTTGCGAGCACGTTGAAGGGCGCACTGTTTCCGAAGGCAAGTGTATCACCCTTGGTTCTTGTAGCCCTGATAACCACCGGCGTTTCTTCCTGGCTATAGGTAACATTGGTAAAGGTTACGCTGTTGGTGCCCGCAAGTATTGAATCGGTAAGAGTTCCACCGAGTGTTCCTGCACCTGTTATTAATGAAAGTGTGACCACCGTATTTGCGGTAACATTCTGAGCAACATTCAAATTATCCTGTGCCTGCACCACCACACTGAACGGATAAGTTGCCTCTGCATCAACGCCGCCGTTCACACTGGTTATTACCAATTTCGTTGGAAAGTCGCTGGCCAGCCCTGTTCCGCTAACTGGTATAAATTGCGTGGTCGCACCGGTGCTGGCACACAAAATATTGCCATTGAAGCCAATGGCTGAAGTTGGGGTGAAACGAACATCAATATTAGTGGACGCTACGGTGCCGCCAGTATGTGCAAGTGCAATATGACTGGTTGAAAATGGATTCGCCCCGGTTCTTATTTCAAAGCCGGCAGGTGGCGTAATAATAAGGCTGTCTGTGAGATTAGCCCCTGAAACAGAAAAAGTAGAAGAGGCACTGCTGCTTCCGACAAACACACTTCCGAAATTATTAGTAAATGAAGTGGTAACTACAGAAACAGTTGGAGGTGCGGGAAATCCCTGGAAAGTGAAATCATCGATGGCTAGTCCGTCATCTGCTCCGGTGTTATCTACATCCGCCCATCTGATAACCATGGTAGAACCTGCCGGCCAAACGATATTAGATACTGTGGCTGTAATGGTAATAAAGTTGCCGGCTCCGTTTCCATCCAGTGTAGCTGCAGTAGTTGATGTTTTTAAAGAAGCAAAATCAAGAAGAGGTTCCGCAGTAAACCCGGAACCTGAAATATTCCCGCCAAATTTATATCCGAAAAGAAGCGTATTTACATTATTACTTCCACCATTCCTCCATTGCTCACCTTTAAAAGAGATTGTGAAAGAACCAATGGCCGTACCTGAATTATTGGTCAATACTAAACCAACCGCCGAAGTTGAGGAACTTGATGCCAATGACCCTAATGCACGATCTGAGGCTGATGTTGTTCCATAACTATAAGCAGCTCCGGTGCCTAGGCTTCCATTATTCACGAGGAAGTTTGCATTGCCACTCAAAGGTGCAATTCTAGCAAATTGCCAACCAGTCATACTACTCACATTTAATGGAGATGCGGTAATATCAATAGGTCCCAGACCAGTA
The genomic region above belongs to Chitinophagaceae bacterium and contains:
- a CDS encoding fasciclin domain-containing protein, which codes for MKLLFLFLLSVCLMTFNSCQNSPATNTGNSTEVTAKTTGQSGVQDDVSMPNVVKVAVASKDHTTLVTAVTAAELVDALSNAGPFTVFAPTNDAFNQLPAGTVEGLLKPEKKADLQNILQYHVWLGVLNQDAMQDGQVLNMVNGDNVTLHGKDGKFMIGDANIVATVHASNGIVYVIDKVLLPPPAAR
- a CDS encoding aryl-sulfate sulfotransferase is translated as MKLTFTFLVLCITLQYATAQFTYINPKPGSQYHNPQTGLILKNGSFIDRASVTDKNLFEITGSSSGAHSWIARLSDDNKTIVVKPHPVFDFGETVTVTVHSKLKKIPGETIEGTTFSFQIRSKPTQEDEAAYREMRQQSFMDDFGYDPYAKNPDDIYPLDSMPTYVINVNNNPAPGQIFYRNKEDQTTDIPGTNSFATIIQNDGTILWARDLGQFGSDFKLNANGYMTYFADTAQWMVLDSNYNLIDSVQCKNGYELETQGHDVMMYPDGHVFLMAYNIQTINMTAYGGISNAKVQGLVIQEQDANRDVVFEWRSWDHFLFTDANSHTPLTNATVDYVHCNSVERDFDGNVLISSRNMDELTKINHETGAIIWRMGGENNQFTFVSDNIPQHFSSQHDLRRLPNGHIILFNNGNYLSPLISSAKEYALDEVNKVATLAWYYEHPDVNGFHVYGGATGNAQRLPNGNTIIDWGLIIPNVGIPNHTEVDANKNIVWEMTFDSPKQKCYRIHKYEWNPCSKITGYTMNAKKIGQDKATVSWGDATGASNYKVQRRPLGTTKWKSKTISATKLKLNNLLPGTSYEWRVTTNCTGLPDNKSAFSELDTFTTLPLKTASLNFTQAPSFYVYPVPASDQINIQMSGATFSSVTISNIVGTVMYFNNSFDPDQGVLHINVNEWPAGIYLIVCNDGLNSSVKKIVKE
- a CDS encoding RNA-binding S4 domain-containing protein; translated protein: MIAGAGKMRIDKWLWAVRLFKTRSLAAAACEKGKIRIDNMTIKPSRLIQKGDKISVRSGAFTFRYEVLQMTENRMAAKMVADFCGNITPEEELEKIKLHSLEMRALQYRGEGRPTKKDRRELDDFINS